A part of Mesotoga infera genomic DNA contains:
- a CDS encoding D-glycerate dehydrogenase: protein MDKIFFTYKIPDEGTLLLRKFDVEVNTEDRFLQKEEIIQRAKDAAALVTLLSDKVDAEVLESLPRLKVIANYAVGYNNIDINEARKRGIRVTNTPEVLTDATADLTLSLMLATSRRILEADRFVREHRFVGWKPDLFTGPSLSGKTLGIIGLGRIGKAVARRAKAFGMNVVYCSRKPLLSNEEEKLDVRYLSLEELLRSSDFISLHVPLTRETYHLLNEKRLSMIKTGAILINTARGPIVNETALIESLRSGRLAAAGLDVYEEEPEVPQELIDLCNVVLLPHIGSATKEARTEMAIMVGRNVAAVLEGKEPPNPVV from the coding sequence ATGGACAAAATCTTCTTCACTTACAAGATCCCTGATGAAGGCACTCTTCTACTAAGGAAATTCGATGTTGAAGTGAACACGGAGGACAGGTTTCTTCAAAAAGAAGAGATTATTCAGAGAGCTAAAGATGCGGCGGCGCTTGTGACATTGTTATCAGACAAGGTTGACGCCGAGGTTCTAGAATCACTTCCAAGACTAAAGGTAATAGCAAACTACGCTGTCGGATACAACAATATCGACATCAATGAAGCACGTAAGAGGGGCATAAGAGTAACGAACACACCTGAAGTGCTCACCGATGCCACGGCGGATTTGACGTTGTCATTAATGTTGGCCACCAGCAGAAGAATTTTGGAAGCTGACAGGTTTGTCAGAGAGCACAGATTTGTTGGGTGGAAACCGGACCTGTTCACCGGTCCCTCTCTTTCGGGAAAGACTTTGGGAATAATTGGTCTCGGAAGAATTGGAAAGGCGGTTGCAAGAAGAGCAAAGGCATTTGGAATGAATGTTGTATATTGCAGCAGGAAACCGCTGCTATCGAATGAAGAAGAGAAGCTGGACGTAAGGTATTTAAGCCTTGAAGAGTTGCTAAGAAGCTCTGATTTCATATCTCTTCATGTTCCACTGACAAGAGAGACGTATCACTTGTTAAACGAAAAGAGGCTCTCTATGATAAAAACCGGAGCCATTCTGATAAATACTGCAAGGGGACCTATTGTTAATGAGACAGCTCTTATAGAATCTCTCAGGAGCGGCAGATTGGCCGCTGCAGGTCTAGATGTATACGAAGAGGAACCGGAAGTACCTCAGGAGCTGATTGATCTCTGCAACGTAGTTCTTCTTCCGCATATTGGATCTGCCACGAAGGAAGCAAGAACTGAAATGGCAATAATGGTAGGGAGAAATGTGGCCGCTGTTCTCGAAGGAAAGGAACCTCCAAACCCAGTGGTATGA
- the xpt gene encoding xanthine phosphoribosyltransferase, with protein MGEVILSRKEIFSSLEEAVKNRGTVMDNGILRVDSFLNHQIDPMLMKSAGDLIAGFFRSCGVTKVLTAESSGIAPALMAAISLGAQLVFARKRRPITMQRYLSESAPSHTKGGIVELNISLDYLGSEDRVIIVDDFLASGKTIEALARLSNKTGASLVGFAAVIEKTFEEGRSLLEKFSVPILGIVKISSLDPLSFVENEI; from the coding sequence ATGGGCGAAGTCATTCTTTCCAGAAAAGAGATTTTCTCCTCCCTAGAAGAAGCAGTTAAGAACAGAGGTACAGTCATGGACAACGGTATTTTGAGGGTGGATTCCTTCTTGAATCATCAGATTGACCCGATGCTCATGAAGAGTGCAGGTGACTTGATTGCTGGATTTTTCAGAAGCTGTGGAGTGACAAAGGTTTTGACTGCTGAGAGTTCAGGAATTGCCCCCGCTTTAATGGCCGCCATCAGTCTGGGAGCTCAGCTGGTTTTCGCGCGAAAGCGGAGACCGATAACTATGCAAAGATATTTGAGCGAATCCGCTCCTTCACACACCAAGGGTGGGATTGTGGAACTGAACATCTCCCTGGACTATCTCGGAAGTGAGGACAGAGTAATCATTGTTGATGACTTTCTTGCAAGTGGTAAGACAATAGAGGCTCTGGCCAGACTTTCGAACAAGACAGGAGCTTCTCTTGTAGGCTTTGCAGCAGTAATTGAAAAGACTTTCGAAGAAGGACGGTCATTACTTGAAAAGTTCAGTGTTCCGATTCTCGGAATAGTAAAAATCTCTTCACTCGACCCACTTTCTTTTGTGGAAAATGAAATCTAG
- a CDS encoding desulfoferrodoxin FeS4 iron-binding domain-containing protein produces MKVKNIGEVYRCEICGNVVEVKEAGGGELVCCGEPMKLVQK; encoded by the coding sequence ATGAAGGTTAAGAACATTGGTGAAGTCTACAGATGCGAGATATGCGGAAATGTGGTTGAAGTGAAGGAAGCAGGCGGCGGAGAGTTGGTCTGCTGTGGTGAACCTATGAAACTCGTGCAAAAATAA